The region CGCCTTGCTGCACGGCCGGTGCCGGCGCACACCACGTCACGACGACGAGCGCAGTGGCTGTGACTGCCAGCCAGCACCCACCCTTACCGCCTGTCACTTTCATCGTCGACCATCCGGTTGCGGGGCGTCACGAAAAGGCATTCGCGCATGCAAAAGCCGCTGTGCTCTGGCGGCTCAACGGCAGATGAAAGGAAAAAGTTGACCAGGGAAGTGCAACGAAATCTTTCGCGCGCGGAGAAAGCGCGACTGGCGTGCCGAGAGCGGGCACGGAAATAGCTACCGCTTGTAGAGCTCGCGCACAGCGTCTTCGATGTGCTGCCGTAAGAGACGCCGCTCGTCGGGCGTCATATGGCCATCACGACGGCGTTGATCAAGATCGGGGGGAACTGCAGTGCGCAATATCACGTCTGACGCAGGGCGGTCGCTGCCAGGGTTGGAGTTACGGCGATTCGCCCTGAAATTAGCCGGCTTGGGCACGCGTTCGGTCACCGCTCTGTCGGCCGAAGGCTGGGCGTGGGCGAGCGTTGGTCCCAGTGTGCCTGCAAGCGTCCCGGCTACCGCCAGTACAATTACGCTTAGGCGCACATTCGGCCAAACCCCTCCCTTCATGTTGTTCCCTTCGTGGCGCGGCAACCGGCTACCTTAAATGCGTATACAGACCCCGGTAGCGAGCCGGGTGCGAGAGTTTTAGTCGAGTGAAGTATCCACCGAACAGCCGCATTCAGTAAAGGAGTCTACCTGCCCGTGCTTTACGTCGTGCCACAGTGCGGGTAAATTTTGTAACTGACTGTAACCCGGTAAACGATGCAACCGCGCACCACTTTCTAATCGCGCTAAGATGCCGACCATGGAAACCAAAAACCCTTCGAAAATCCTCGTCGTCGACGACGATCCGCGCCTGCGCGATCTGCTGCGCCGCTACCTCGGTGAACAGGGCTTTAATGTCTATGTTGCCGAGAACGCGCCGTCCATGAACAAGCTCTGGGTGCGTGAGCGCTTCGACTTGCTGGTGCTCGATCTGATGCTGCCCGGCGAAGACGGCCTGTCGATTTGCCGCCGCTTGCGCGGCAGCAACGACCGCACGCCGATCATCATGCTGACGGCCAAGGGTGAAGACGTCGATCGTATCGTCGGGCTCGAAATGGGCGCCGACGACTATCTGCCCAAGCCGTTCAACCCGCGCGAACTGGTCGCGCGGATTCACGCGGTGCTGCGCCGCCAGTCGCCGTCGGAGTTGCCGGGCGCGCCGTCCGAAACCACCGAAGTGTTCGAGTTCGGCGAGTTCGCGCTGAATCTCGCCACCCGCACACTCACCAAGGCCGGACAGGAAATTCCGCTGACCACGGGTGAGTTTTCGGTGCTGAAGGTGTTTGCGCGTCACCCGCGTCAGCCGCTGTCGCGTGAAAAGCTGATGGAATTGGCGCGTGGCCGTGAATATGAAGTCTTCGACCGCAGTCTCGACGTGCAGATTTCGCGTCTGCGCAAGCTGATCGAACCTGATCCGGGCAGCCCGCGTTTCATTCAAACCGTCTGGGGTCTTGGCTACGTGTTCATTCCTGACGGTGCAGCCTGAGTTTGCCCTCACGTTATGTGTCGACCAGAGTTGGCGCTTTAGCGCCTTATCTCTGGTCCCATGCAAAGCAGTCGACCAGAGTTGGCTCTTTAGCTGTCGACCAGAATTCGCGCTTCAGCGCGATTACTCTGGTCCCATGCAAAGCGCTTACTCTGGTTCCATGCAAGATAGTTCCAGATAAGAAGGGCCCATGCGGATCGACCGGCGCCTCCTGACGCTCGCGTTCGGTGGCCTTTTCTGGCGGACCTTTCTGTTGATCGCGCTGTTGATCGCAGTCAGTCTCGCCGCGTGGTTCCAGAGCTTTCGGGTGATCGAACGCGAGCCGCGCGCACAGCGCGTGGCGTTGCAACTGGTCGCCATCGTCAAGCTCACGCGCACTGCACTCCTCTATTCCGATCCCGACCTGCGGCGCGCCCTGCTGCAGGATCTGGAGAGCAATGAAGGGGTGCGCGTGTACCCTCGCGAAACCACCGACAAGTACAGACTCCAGCCCAACGAGTCGCTGAACCGGCTGATCGAACATGACATTCGCGGCCGCCTCGGCGACGACACGGTGATTGCGCAGAGCGTCAACGACATCCCCGGCGTCTGGATCAGCTTCAAGATCGACGACGACGACTACTGGGTGGCGCTCGACCGCGATCAACTGGACAACGCGACGGGCTTGCAGTGGGCCGGCTGGGGCGTGTTTGCGCTGGCGCTGTCGCTGTTTGGCGCGGCCTTCATCACCAGTCTCGTGAACCGTCCGTTCGCCCGGCTCGCCATGGCCGCGCGCAAAGTCGGCTCCGGCCAGTTACCGGAGCCGCTGCCCGAGCGCGGCATGGGCGTGGCCGCCGAGACCAATCGCAGCTTCAACCAGATGGTGCAGGACCTCGAACAGCTCGAGGCCGACCGCGCGCTGATGCTCGCCGGCATTTCGCACGATCTGCGCACCCCGCTTGCGCGGCTGCGGCTCGAAACCGAAATGAGCCCGTCCGACCAGGCCACCAAAGATGCGATGGTCGACGACATCGAGCAGATGGACATGATCATCGGCCGGTTCCTCGATTACGCTCGTCCGGTGCAGCGGGTGCCGGAGCCCGTCGATCTGTCGGTGATCGCAGGTGAGCTTGCCGCGCGCATGCAGAGCGAAGACAGCATGCGCCTGATCACACGCCTCGCGCCGTCTGCGGTGATCGAGGCGGATGAAACCGACATGCGTCGCGTGGTCGGCAATCTGCTGGAGAACGCGCGCAAGTATGGTTTGAGCGACGCCGACGGCATACCGCATGTGATTCTGGAAACGCGGGTATCACACTCACGGGTCGAATTGTCGGTGGTCGACGAAGGGCCCGGCATTCCCGAAGACCAACTGGCTCTTGTCACACGACCGTTCTATCGCGTGAACTCTGCGCGCACCCAGGCGAACGGTACCGGCCTTGGCATGGCCATTGTGCAGCGGCTGGTAGGCCGTTATCGCGGCGCGTTGCGCCTGCGCAATCGCACGCCAGGCCCGGGGCTCGAGGTCACGATCGAGTTTCCGCTGGCAAAAGGCGTCTGACCAAAGGGGCATTGCCCTGCCAGTGCGACCGCCGGCCGCGTTGAATAAAAACTCCCCAAGGGGTTAGGATAAAACTATTGAGCGAATGGTTTGATATTGCCATATTCAAAACCGTGTAACGTGCTCGTTACGACGAGCTGATAGCCTCAACATGCTGTTTTTCCGTCAAACGAAGGAGCACTTGCATGAAAACCGTTGGCGATAAAGTCGAAGCGTTCACCGTCACTGCGGCCAAGCCGGGCTTCAACAACCATGAAGAAAACGGCGTATCGGCGTTCGAGGAGATCACGGAACAGTCGTTTCCGGGCAAGTGGAAGATCATCTATTTCTACCCGAAGGATTTCACGTTCGTGTGCCCGACGGAAATCGTCGAGTTCGGCAAGCTGGCCAAGGATTTCGAGGAGCGCGACGCGGTATTGCTCGGCGGTAGCGTGGACAATGAATTCGTCAAGCTGGCCTGGCGCCGCGAGCACAAGGACCTGAGCAAGCTCAACCACTATTCGTTTGGTGACGTGAAGGGCGAGTTGATCGACCAGCTCGGCGTGCGCGACAAGGAAGCCGGCGTGGCGCTGCGCGCAACGTTCATTGTCGATCCGGACAATACGATTCAACACGTTTCAGTGAACAACCTGAACGTCGGCCGCAACCCGAAAGAAGTGCTGCGTATTCTCGACGGCCTGCAAACGGACGAACCGTGTCCTTGCAACTGGGCGGTCGGCGGCGCAACGCTGTAAGCCACGCTGTCAGAAGCCCGCTACGCTTGAAACGGCAGCGGGCTTTTTTGTCGACAAACCGATAGAATATTTCAATGGAATTCTTGCCTTCGATTAAGGCACATGTACCTGACTACGCCAAGGACATTCGGCTGAATCTGCGCAATTGCGGGATGTTGGCCGCATTGCGGCAGTGGATAACGCTGCTGCGCAGTGTATTGCTGCTGAAGGAAATAGTTTTTTTGCGAGCGCAGCAGGGTTAAGGTTTTTTCGCTGCGCAGGCAAAAAACCTAATATCAATTCTTGATCAACAAAACCGCAGCCTGCGCTTCAATGCCTTCGCCTCGCCCAAGGTAACCCAGCTTCTCATTAGTCTTGGCCTTAACATTAACCCGCTCAACCGGGAGGTTAAGATCCGCAGCGATATTAGCCCGCATCCCCTCGATATGCGGCGCCAGCTTAGGCGCCTGAGCAACCACACTGCTATCCACATTAGCAATGGAAAACCCCGCCGCTCTAACGCGAGCGAAACACTCACGCAGCAAAACCCGGCTATCCGCGCCAGCAAATCTGGCATCGGTATCGGAGAAATGCCGCCCGATATCGCCCATCGCGGCCGCGCCGAAAATAGCATCGGTAATCGCATGCAGCAGCACATCCGCATCCGAATGCCCGAGCAACCCGCGCTCGTAGGGAATCGTCACGCCGCCGATAATCAACGGACGCCCCGGCACCAGCGCATGCACGTCATAACCCTGCCCAATTCTGAAATCCATATCCGTCAAGTCCGTTAATTTAAATCTGATTTATCCATTCAGGAAGCCGACGACGGCCGGCACAAAATCGCCTCGGCCAAATCGAAGTCTTCCGGATAAGTGACCTTGAAGTTACGCAAACTCCCCTGCACCAACCTGGGCGCGTGCCCCAGCCACTCGAGCGCGCTCGCTTCGTCGGTCAGGTCGTGACCGTCCGCCTGCGCGCGCAAAATCGCCTCGCGCAACATGCCGATGCGGAACATCTGCGGCGTCTGCGCCTGCCACAGGCCGTCGCGCGCTTCGGTGCGGGCAATCCGCCCGTCGGACGAACCCGAGTCGATCCGCTTCAAGGTATCCGCCACCGGCAAGGCCATGATGCCGCCCACCGCGTCGTCCTTCAGCGAGGCGATCAGCGTGCGGATCAAGCCAGGCGTAATGCCGGGCCGCGCGGCGTCGTGCACCAGTACCCAGTCGTCGTCGTGCGCGCCAAACTCGGCCAGCGCATGCAGTCCGTTCAGCACCGACGCCTGGCGCGACGCCCCGCCAGAGCGGCGCACGGCGAAACGCAAGCCGCTGAAGCGGCGGGCGTCGAAGTGCTGGTCTTCGGGGGCAATCACGACAAGGGTTTGCGCAAACTCGCTGCAGGCGTCGAAAGCCGCCAGCGAGTAATGCAACATGTCGCGGCCGGCGACAGTGCGATATTGTTTGGGCATCGCGGCGCCGGAACGGCTGCCGATGCCTGCGCACGGAATCAGGGCAAATAGACGGGAAGTCACGAGTGCGGAAGCCGCGAAGTTAAAGTAAAGGACGGATTTTATAATACCTCCTTCGCATCTACGCCCCGACACGCGTAAACTTGCCGATCACGTGTGAGCCCGAGGCCGCCTTTTCTCTTCTATGCCAGACATCGCCGCATCATCGCAGTACGCCCCGCCCGTCGCGCTCGTCAAGCCCGGCCAGCGTTTCGCCTTCGACGGCACGCACGGCTCGTCCGACGCGCTGCTGATCGCCCGCTACCATCTGGCCTATCGCGAGAAGGTGCCGCTCCTCGCGGTCGTCTGCGAAAACGCTGTCGACGCGCAGCGGCTGTCGCAGGAAATCGGCTTTTTCGCGCCCGAGGCACGCGTGCGTTTGCTGCCCGACTGGGAAACGCTGCCTTACGATACCTTTTCGCCCCACCAGGATCTGGTCTCCGAGCGCCTCGCCACGCTGCACGATCTCGGCGACGGCCGCTGCGACATCCTGCTGGTGCCGGCCACCACCGCTTTGTACCGGATGCCGCCTGCCTCGTTCATGGCGGGCTACACGTTCTCCTTCTCGCAAGGCGAGCGCCTCGACGAGGCCAGGCTCAAAGCGCAGTTGACGCTGGCCGGCTACGAGCATGTGAGCCAGGTGGTGCGTCCGGGCGAATACTGCGTGCGCGGCTCGCTGCTCGACCTCTTTCCGATGGGTTCGCCGCTGCCATACCGGATCGACCTGTTCGACGACCAGGTCGACTCGATCCGTGCATTCGATCCGGACACGCAGCGCAGCCTCTATCCCGTGAAGGACGTGCGCCTGCTGCCCGGCCGCGAATTCCCGTTCGACGAGGCCGCCCGCACCGCCTTCCGCAGCCGCTGGCGCGAAACCTTCGAGGGCGATCCGAGCCGCGCGTCGATTTATAAGGACATTGGCAACGGCGTGCCCTCAGCAGGCATCGAATACTATCTGCCGCTCTTCTTCGACGAGACGGCGACGCTCTTCCACTATCTCCCCGAAGGTGCGCAACTGGCGTTCGTGGGCGATCTGGACGCGGCGATCCGGCGCTTCACCAACGACACCAAACAACGCTACAACTTCCTGTCGCACGATCGCGACCGGCCGATTCTGGAGCCGCAGCGTCTGTTCCTGTCGGACGAGGATTTCTTCACGTTCGCCAAGCCGTTCGCGCGGCTCGCCTTGCCCGCCAACGCGGGCGGCGGCTGGTCAACCCCATTGCCGAATCTTGCGATCGACCGTCACGCGGAGGATCCGCTCTCGGCCTTACGCGCCTATCTCGACACCACGCCGAACCGCGTGCTCTTTGCCACTGAGTCGGCCGGCCGGCGCGAAACGCTGTTGCAGTTGCTCGCCGACAATCATCTGAAGCCGGCGTCGAGCGACACGTTCCAAAGCTGGCTCACGGGCGACACACGTTTCTCGCTTGGCGTCGCACCGCTGGCCAACGGTTTTGCGGTTCCGGTCGACGGCATCGCGATCATCACCGAGACGGAGCTTTACGGCCCGCTCGCGCGCCGCGCGGGACGCCGCCGTCAGGAACAGGCGAGCAACGTCGATTCGATGGTGCGCGATCTGTCCGAGTTGAAGATCGGCGATCCGGTCGTGCATTCGCAGCACGGCATCGGCCGCTATATGGGCCTCGTCACGATGGATCTCGGCGAAGGCGAGACCGAATTCCTGCACCTCGAATACGCGAGCGACAGCAAGCTCTACGTGCCGGTCGCGCAGTTGCATGTGATCTCGCGCTACAGCGGCGCGGATCCGGAAAGCGCGCCGTTGCATTCCCTCGGATCAGGCCAGTGGGAAAAGGCCAAACGCAAGGCCGCGCAGCAGATTCGCGACACCGCGGCAGAACTGCTGAACCTGTATGCGCGTCGCGCCCTGCGCGAAGGCCATGCGTTCGCGCTTGAACCGAAAGACTATGTGAAGTTCGCCGAGAGCTTCGGCTTCGAGGAAACACCGGACCAGGCCGCGGCGATTGCCGCTGTGATCGGCGACATGACGAGCGGCAAGCCGATGGACCGCCTGGTGTGCGGCGACGTCGGTTTCGGCAAGACCGAAGTGGCATTGCGCGCGGCGTTCATTGCGGTGATGGGCGGCAAGCAGGTTGCGCTGCTCTCGCCCACCACGCTGCTCGCCGAACAGCACACGCAAACCTTCACTGACCGTTTCTCCGATTGGCCGGTGCGCATCGCCGAATTGTCGCGCTTCAAGTCGACCAAGGAAGTCAACGCGGCAATCCAGCAGATCAACGAAGGCACGGTCGATATCGTGATCGGCACGCACAAGCTGCTGTCGTCGGACGTGCAGTTCAAACGGCTGGGGCTCGTGATCATCGACGAGGAACACCGTTTCGGTGTGCGTCAGAAAGAGGCGTTGAAAGCGTTGCGCGCCGAGGTCGACGTGCTCACGCTGACCGCCACGCCGATCCCACGTACGCTCGGCATGGCGCTCGAAGGTCTGCGCGATTTCTCCGTGATCGCCACCGCGCCGCAAAAGCGCCTCGCGATCAAAACCTTCGTGCGTCGCGAAGAAGACGGCGTGATTCGCGAAGCGATGTTGCGCGAATTGAAACGTGGCGGCCAGGTGTACTTCCTGCATAACGAAGTCGAGACGATCGAGAATCGTCGGCACATGCTTGAAGCGCTCGTGCCCGAAGCGCGTATCGCCGTCGCGCATGGACAGATGCATGAGCGCGAACTCGAACGCGTGATGCGTGATTTCGTTGCCCAACGCGCGAACGTTCTGCTGTGCACGACGATTATCGAAACCGGCATCGACGTGCCGAGTGCCAACACGATTCTGATTCACCGCTCCGACAAGTTCGGCCTCGCGCAGTTGCACCAGTTGCGTGGCCGCGTCGGCCGTTCGCATCACCAGGCGTACTCGTATCTGCTGGTGCATGACCCGCAAGGACTGACCAAGCAGGCGCAGCGCCGTCTCGAAGCGATCCAGCAGATGGAGGAACTCGGTTCGGGCTTCTATCTCGCGATGCACGACCTCGAGATTCGCGGCACGGGTGAAGTGCTCGGCGACAAGCAATCGGGCGAGATTCAGGAGATCGGTTTCCAGCTCTATACCGACATGCTGAACGATGCCGTGAAGGCGCTCAAGGAAGGCAAGGAGCCGGACCTCACCGCGCCGCTCGCCGCAACCACCGAGATCAACCTGCACGCGCCCGCGATTCTGCCCGCGGACTATTGCGGCGACGTGCAGGAACGTCTGTCGCTCTACAAGCGCCTGGCTAATTGCGAACACAACGATTCGATCGACGGCATTCAGGAAGAACTGATCGATCGCTTCGGCAAGTTGCCGCCGCAAGCGCATGCGCTCGTCGAGACGCATCGTCTGCGGTTGGCGGCCAAGCCTTTGGGCATTTCGAAAATCGATGCGGGCGAATCCGTGATCGGCTTGCAGTTCATCCCCAACCCGCCGATCGATGCAATGCGGATCATCGAGATGGTGCAGAAGCACAAGCACATCAAGCTCGCGGGCCAGGACAAGCTGCGTATTGAAACGCGCAGCCCGGATCTGGCCGTGCGTGTGGCGACGGTGAAAGAGACCTTGCGCGCATTGGGATCGCCCAGTCGCGGCACGGCGGCCACGGTTGCTGCGCGCTAACGTGTCGCGCCGTTGCGTGCTGACGCGCCGGTATCGCGTCAACATCGGCGCCGCTATTGGCACCCGCACCGGCACCCGCGCCGGCACCTATCCCGGGCCCCAAAAAAACGGGTACGTCTAGGCGCTGTGCGCTCATGCTGCGGTGCGCAAACGCGCACCGCAGCATACGGGTGCGGTTTTTTTGGGTATGATCGAAAGACTCAAATGCCGGAGTCTTGTCATGTCTCACGTCGCTGAATCAGCGCAGTCCCCGCAAGCGTCCGCCTCTGAATCGAATACTTCCTCGCCTGCCTCACTTCCCTGGGTAACCCGTCTCGTGTCGATGGACACGGTAAGCCGCAATCCGAATCTCGGCCTGATCGAAACCGTGCGCGACGAATTGCGCGCGGTCGGCATCGAAGCCACGCTCACTCACGACGAAAGCGGCAAATGGGCCAATCTGTTCGCAACGATTCCCGCGCACAACGGCGAGACGAACGGCGGCGTCGTGCTGTCGGGCCATACAGACGTCGTGCCTGTGGACGGTCAGCAATGGGACAGCGATCCGTTCAAGCCGGAAATTCGCGGCGATAAACTGTACGGCCGCGGCACCTGCGACATGAAAGGCTTCATCGGCGCGGCGCTGACACTCGTGCCCGACATGCAGCGCACCAGGCTCGCCAAGCCGATTCACTTCGCCTTGTCGTTCGACGAGGAAGTGGGCTGTGCCGGCGCACCGCTCCTGATCGCCGATCTGATGAAGCGCGGCGTGAAGCCGGACGGCTGCATTGTCGGCGAACCGACCAGCATGCGCCCGATCGTCGCTCACAAAGGCATCAACGCGTATCAGTGCTGCGTGCGCGGGCAGGCCGCGCATTCGTCGCTCACGCCGAAGGGCTTGAATGCCATCGAATACGCCGCGCGTTTGATTTGCTACATCCGCGATATGGCCGATCAATTCCGCGCGCAAGGCCCGTTCGACGAACTGTATGACGTGCCCTTCACCACGGCGCAAACCAGCACGATCATGGGTGGCAATGCGCTCAATACCGTGCCGGCCGAATGCACGTTCCAGTTCGAATTCCGCAATCTGCCGACGCTCGACCCCGAGCCGATCTTCGCGCGCATCGACCAATATGCACGCGAAACACTGCTGCCGAAAATGTTGCGCGAGCATCCATCTGCGGCGATCGAGATTACGAAGATCGCTGCCGCGCCAGGCCTCGATTCGTCTGAACAAGCCGCGATCACGCAACTCGTGCGCGCGCTGACCGCCGATCAGGACAAGCGCAAGGTCGCGTACGGCACCGAAGCCGGGCTGTTCTCGCTGGCGGGCATTCCGAGCATTGTGTGCGGCCCCGGCGATATCCAGCAGGCGCACAAAGCCAACGAGTTCGTGGCGCTGGATCAGCTCGTGGCGTGCGAACGTTTCCTGCAAAAATTCATTCACAGCATGTCGGTTGACGCTTCGTAGGAAGTCCCCTTTCGCACAGGAGGGACGCACACGCGCACTGAAACTGACCGCTGCAAAAACAGTCTTAGCCATATCGAGAAACAACACGCCCACGCCATGTCAAGCGCCACGCCGCAGCATACCGACCATACGATCGACGGCGAGCCGATCCCCACACTCGACGACATCGCCACGCAGCACTTTGCGTTGACGCCGTGGGTCACGCGAACGCCGGTGTTCGACCGGCTCGACTTTCCGTCGCTGGAAGGCACGGTCGTGAACTTCAAGTTCGAGTTGTTGCAAGCGGGCGGCAGCTTCAAGGCGCGCGGCGCGTTCACCAACCTGCTTGCGCTCGACGAAGCGCAACGCAGCGCGGGCGTCACCTGTGTGTCGGGCGGCAATCACGCCGTGGCGGTCGCGTACGCAGCGATGCGTCTCGGTATCAGCGCGAAGGTCGTGCTGTTCCGGGCGGCCAATCCGGCACGCGTCGCCTTGTGCCGGCAATATCGCGCCGACATCGTGTTCGCGGAGAACATTGCCGAAGCATTCGAACTGGTGCGCCGTATCGAGGCGGAGGAAGGCCGCTACTTCGTACACCCGTTCAACGGTTATCGCACTGTGCTGGGCTCGGCCACGCTCGGCTATGAATGGGTCACGCAAACGCCCGACCTCGAAGCGGTGATCGTGCCAATCGGCGGTGGCGGTCTCGCTGCCGGTGTGGCCACCGCCATGCGGCTCGCGAATCCGCGGGTGCATGTGTACGGCGTCGAACCGGAAGGATCGGATGCGATGGGCAAAAGCTTTGCCGCCAATCACACGGTCAAGCTGGGCCACATGCACACCATTGCCGATTCATTGGCGTCGCCGCATACCGAGGAATACAGCTACGAGTTGTGCCGCCGTCATATCGACCAGCTCGTCACCGTATCCGACGACCAGTTGCGCGCGGCCATGCTGACCTTGTTCGGACAACTTAAGCTAGCCGTGGAACCGGCCTGCGCCGCAGCTACGGCGGCGCTGCTGGGACCGCTGCGCGAAACGCTGCAAGGCAAACGCGTAGGCGTGCTGCTGTGCGGCACCAATACCGACCCGGTCAGTTTTGCCGCGCATATCGAACGGGCGCGCCATAGCCAGTCACAGTTTCCAGAATAAAGCCAAGCTGCTCTTTCCAGGGCACAAAACTAGCCTATCCTTCTTGGATTGGTATGATTCGAATATCGACTTCTGGGAGGAACGTATATGAGCATGATTAAGGAATTCAAGGAATTTGCCCTTAAAGGCAACGTGATGGATCTCGCCGTCGGGGTGATTATCGGCGGCGCATTTTCCACCATCGTCAATTCAATTGTTAAAGACCTGATCATGCCGGTTGTCGGCGTTGCCACCGGCGGCCTCGATTTCTCCAACAAATTCGTTCGCCTCGGCGATATTCCCGCGAGCTTCAAAGGCAGTCCCGAGTCGTATAAAGACTTGCAGACGGCAGGCGTGGCAGTGTTCGGTTATGGCTCGTTCATCACCGTGGCCATCAACTTCGTGATCCTCGCGTTCATCATTTTCCTGATGGTCAAGTTCATCAACAATCTGCGCAAGCCGGCTGAAGCCGCGCCGGCAGAGCCGCCGCCGACGCCCGAAGAAGTCGTGCTGCTGCGTGAGATTCGCGATTCGCTGAAGAACTCATCGCCGCGTTAAGGCGCCCGTGGTAAGCCACCCGCGTTAAGCCACTTTCACCGCGTTACGCATTCGCACCAGCACATTAGCCGGCGCGAATAAAAAAGGCCTGTTGCGAGAAAATCGCCGAGAAAATCCCCACAGGCCTTTTTCATGGCGCGTGCAAATTACGCCGGCCCAGTTGACGCTGCGAACTCATTAAGCGTCCTTTTCCGCCTTCTGACTCAGCGCGCTTTCGATCATCGTTTCGAGCTGTCCGAAATTGACAGGCTTGGTCAGATGCGAAGTAAAGCCCGCGCTCA is a window of Paraburkholderia phytofirmans OLGA172 DNA encoding:
- the ompR gene encoding two-component system response regulator OmpR; protein product: MPTMETKNPSKILVVDDDPRLRDLLRRYLGEQGFNVYVAENAPSMNKLWVRERFDLLVLDLMLPGEDGLSICRRLRGSNDRTPIIMLTAKGEDVDRIVGLEMGADDYLPKPFNPRELVARIHAVLRRQSPSELPGAPSETTEVFEFGEFALNLATRTLTKAGQEIPLTTGEFSVLKVFARHPRQPLSREKLMELARGREYEVFDRSLDVQISRLRKLIEPDPGSPRFIQTVWGLGYVFIPDGAA
- a CDS encoding ATP-binding protein, which gives rise to MRIDRRLLTLAFGGLFWRTFLLIALLIAVSLAAWFQSFRVIEREPRAQRVALQLVAIVKLTRTALLYSDPDLRRALLQDLESNEGVRVYPRETTDKYRLQPNESLNRLIEHDIRGRLGDDTVIAQSVNDIPGVWISFKIDDDDYWVALDRDQLDNATGLQWAGWGVFALALSLFGAAFITSLVNRPFARLAMAARKVGSGQLPEPLPERGMGVAAETNRSFNQMVQDLEQLEADRALMLAGISHDLRTPLARLRLETEMSPSDQATKDAMVDDIEQMDMIIGRFLDYARPVQRVPEPVDLSVIAGELAARMQSEDSMRLITRLAPSAVIEADETDMRRVVGNLLENARKYGLSDADGIPHVILETRVSHSRVELSVVDEGPGIPEDQLALVTRPFYRVNSARTQANGTGLGMAIVQRLVGRYRGALRLRNRTPGPGLEVTIEFPLAKGV
- a CDS encoding peroxiredoxin, whose product is MKTVGDKVEAFTVTAAKPGFNNHEENGVSAFEEITEQSFPGKWKIIYFYPKDFTFVCPTEIVEFGKLAKDFEERDAVLLGGSVDNEFVKLAWRREHKDLSKLNHYSFGDVKGELIDQLGVRDKEAGVALRATFIVDPDNTIQHVSVNNLNVGRNPKEVLRILDGLQTDEPCPCNWAVGGATL
- the ispF gene encoding 2-C-methyl-D-erythritol 2,4-cyclodiphosphate synthase — encoded protein: MDFRIGQGYDVHALVPGRPLIIGGVTIPYERGLLGHSDADVLLHAITDAIFGAAAMGDIGRHFSDTDARFAGADSRVLLRECFARVRAAGFSIANVDSSVVAQAPKLAPHIEGMRANIAADLNLPVERVNVKAKTNEKLGYLGRGEGIEAQAAVLLIKN
- the ispD gene encoding 2-C-methyl-D-erythritol 4-phosphate cytidylyltransferase; amino-acid sequence: MTSRLFALIPCAGIGSRSGAAMPKQYRTVAGRDMLHYSLAAFDACSEFAQTLVVIAPEDQHFDARRFSGLRFAVRRSGGASRQASVLNGLHALAEFGAHDDDWVLVHDAARPGITPGLIRTLIASLKDDAVGGIMALPVADTLKRIDSGSSDGRIARTEARDGLWQAQTPQMFRIGMLREAILRAQADGHDLTDEASALEWLGHAPRLVQGSLRNFKVTYPEDFDLAEAILCRPSSAS
- the mfd gene encoding transcription-repair coupling factor, translating into MPDIAASSQYAPPVALVKPGQRFAFDGTHGSSDALLIARYHLAYREKVPLLAVVCENAVDAQRLSQEIGFFAPEARVRLLPDWETLPYDTFSPHQDLVSERLATLHDLGDGRCDILLVPATTALYRMPPASFMAGYTFSFSQGERLDEARLKAQLTLAGYEHVSQVVRPGEYCVRGSLLDLFPMGSPLPYRIDLFDDQVDSIRAFDPDTQRSLYPVKDVRLLPGREFPFDEAARTAFRSRWRETFEGDPSRASIYKDIGNGVPSAGIEYYLPLFFDETATLFHYLPEGAQLAFVGDLDAAIRRFTNDTKQRYNFLSHDRDRPILEPQRLFLSDEDFFTFAKPFARLALPANAGGGWSTPLPNLAIDRHAEDPLSALRAYLDTTPNRVLFATESAGRRETLLQLLADNHLKPASSDTFQSWLTGDTRFSLGVAPLANGFAVPVDGIAIITETELYGPLARRAGRRRQEQASNVDSMVRDLSELKIGDPVVHSQHGIGRYMGLVTMDLGEGETEFLHLEYASDSKLYVPVAQLHVISRYSGADPESAPLHSLGSGQWEKAKRKAAQQIRDTAAELLNLYARRALREGHAFALEPKDYVKFAESFGFEETPDQAAAIAAVIGDMTSGKPMDRLVCGDVGFGKTEVALRAAFIAVMGGKQVALLSPTTLLAEQHTQTFTDRFSDWPVRIAELSRFKSTKEVNAAIQQINEGTVDIVIGTHKLLSSDVQFKRLGLVIIDEEHRFGVRQKEALKALRAEVDVLTLTATPIPRTLGMALEGLRDFSVIATAPQKRLAIKTFVRREEDGVIREAMLRELKRGGQVYFLHNEVETIENRRHMLEALVPEARIAVAHGQMHERELERVMRDFVAQRANVLLCTTIIETGIDVPSANTILIHRSDKFGLAQLHQLRGRVGRSHHQAYSYLLVHDPQGLTKQAQRRLEAIQQMEELGSGFYLAMHDLEIRGTGEVLGDKQSGEIQEIGFQLYTDMLNDAVKALKEGKEPDLTAPLAATTEINLHAPAILPADYCGDVQERLSLYKRLANCEHNDSIDGIQEELIDRFGKLPPQAHALVETHRLRLAAKPLGISKIDAGESVIGLQFIPNPPIDAMRIIEMVQKHKHIKLAGQDKLRIETRSPDLAVRVATVKETLRALGSPSRGTAATVAAR
- the argE gene encoding acetylornithine deacetylase, with the translated sequence MSHVAESAQSPQASASESNTSSPASLPWVTRLVSMDTVSRNPNLGLIETVRDELRAVGIEATLTHDESGKWANLFATIPAHNGETNGGVVLSGHTDVVPVDGQQWDSDPFKPEIRGDKLYGRGTCDMKGFIGAALTLVPDMQRTRLAKPIHFALSFDEEVGCAGAPLLIADLMKRGVKPDGCIVGEPTSMRPIVAHKGINAYQCCVRGQAAHSSLTPKGLNAIEYAARLICYIRDMADQFRAQGPFDELYDVPFTTAQTSTIMGGNALNTVPAECTFQFEFRNLPTLDPEPIFARIDQYARETLLPKMLREHPSAAIEITKIAAAPGLDSSEQAAITQLVRALTADQDKRKVAYGTEAGLFSLAGIPSIVCGPGDIQQAHKANEFVALDQLVACERFLQKFIHSMSVDAS